CTTTTTCCCTCTCACTTCCAGAGGTCAATATTCCGGCTTGCAGCGAGAGCTCCGTGCTGGCGGCCCAGCCGCTTTCCCGCTTCAGCCTGGGACGGAAGACCCTGCTGGGGGCTGGCGTGGCCGTCATGTTGCTCTTGGTGTTGGTGGTCCTCATTCCTGTTCTGGTTCATCTGGCAGGCAGCAGTGAAAACGGAGGTCAGTACGAGATGCTCGGTACTTGCCGAATGGTCTGCGATCCATTCTTGGAAAAAACTGGCACTGTGGCCGGTATCGGTACGGGCACAGCTATAACTAATACACAGTTGGAAGCTGAGGCACTGACTGATCATAGCATGGGACCCCCATTGCCCACCTACGCCCACAGACCGCTGGGCAAACCTGGCCGCCAAGGAAAACCAGGGCTACCAGGACCTCCGGGACCTCCAGGACCACCTGGAGAGCCAGGTCCTCCAGGACCAATGGGGCCACCAGGAAATAAAAACCACACAGAACGACCGGACATTGCTCTTGGTGGAAGAACAGCTACCGGAATGGGGTCAGCTGTCTATACCATGGGACCACGTGTGGCCTTTTACGCAGGTCTGCGAAACCCACAGGAGGGCTACGAGGTTCTGAGGTTTGATGACATAGTTACAAACATTGGGAATAACTACGATGGATCGACTGGGAAATTTGTGTGCAAGTTTCCAGGGACGTATTTCTTCACGTACAATGTCCTCATGAGAGGAGGAGATGGAACCAGTATGTGGGCGGATCTTATGAAAAATGGACAGGTAAGAGTTTTGCTGCTAACcaatattacagtattaataattatatattttactaaagAGAATTAGAAATagtatttactattattaatataactaaatcaaactttatacaaataaaaattaaacatgtcAGGTAGGAATAACTCTTTATGGTAACAGTAGCACATATATAACCCTCAGGccttaaaatctgtattttttatttaaatatttgaattttttagtcCTATTATGTTGTACACAACGTACTACTAATGCCGTATCTGACCATGAGTTATGCCTATTGCTATTATCAGAGGGAACAAGAAAGGATTTACAGTACACATTTACCAAGTTATCTGAATGGTGACTTTTATTGACAtctgttgttttatataattttaattataatgacTGCAGATTTAGATAACTTTTTCGTCCCAAAAGTATGTGTCTGTTTCACATTGCAATAGTGTATATGACTATGACTATGATTACATGACACTGATTAAACACAGACTGTCACTGGGATGTAATTCCTTGAGtttctgaataattttatttcaatgggTTTCAATTTGAATATTCATATCAGGACATCCCATATGTAATAGAGAGTGCATTTAGGGTTGCTTTCCAGCAAAGGTCAGTTTCATGTTTGAGATGAACTTCCGTCATGTCTACGGTACACGTAAACTGTAAACAAGGAAAGGTTTCACTGAACCAAGAGTTCGCCTCTAGTCAGGAGAgctgctgcgtgtgtgtgtgtgcatgtgtgtgtgtgtgtgtgtgtgtgtgtgtgtgtgtacatactaTATTTGTCTTCTGGCAACCCTCAGTGTGTCATTCTGAATCAGGGCCCTTCTCAAACACCCACAGCcactcaaacacatacacaaattcACTATGAGTCTTTCACACAcgcaaaataaatactttaaagatGCCACACACATCAGAATATGCATTGAGGCCTGCCTCATGATTTtaagatatatgtgtgtgtgcgtgtgtgcgtgtgtgtgcgtgtgtgtgtgtgtgtgtgtgtgtgtgtataattatttttctatCATGAACAGCTTATAAATGGAAGATTTAAAGGTGTTTTACTCTTTTACAGGTAAAATAGTTCATATAAAAGACTGGTCGAACCAAATGTAAAAGAAACGGTCAGCCATACCTCTGTATAACTATCtatttatacatactgtatacagtatacatatataaataatatatgaacagCAACAGCAACACAAAATACTTGATTATTTTTGTGACAAAGTCTTGACACAAACACTGTATACACATGGCTAATCTGAATATATATGTTAGCTTCTTTGCTTTAGCTGGGCTATAGGCTCTAATTATAATTCCTTCGTGCTCGGTCAGTCATTCACATGGAACCACACATGACGGAGATCAGTtcaaacacacagatacagacatgTATAAAATACATACCCACGCATGCTGTTTGCTTGAGTCAGCTGTGTTACTCATATGAGCGCAGAGAGTGATGGCCCACAGCGACAGCAAATCACCGTCTAACTGATGCCCTCATATCTGAGCGACTTCGGCCCCTGTCCATCAAACaagtaaatgacaaaatcaccCATCCTCTCAGGCTCCCAAATAAACACTTAAAGCTCTTTTTATCCCATTAGCTCAAACCTACTTAAAGTTGTTTGCCAAACCTGAATGCTTTCAAAGGGGAGGccacttgttttatttatagaagtTGGAAATAATGAGGAGAGTGGTGGGAATGTGATGGGAATGTAACACAGACTGGACGCAAACTCACAATTCATGGTGAGAAGCAGCTTGATTTGTCAAACCATATTGGTCCTTTCACAAAGTCCCTTTTAAGGCCCTCAATTGCCATCTGGTAAAACGCCTGACAGCCTTTTTCTACGTAGGCAATAGGCATACAATTACAGGTTATGTGCAGTTGAATGAAGAAAGCACAAAATCTTCTTGACAaaatttcaattttcaattgCATATTACAGACCTGGCAGCAATGGCATGACAAAAAATGCTTCTTAAGCTGAATCATGCTGTTAACTGACCATTTTGCATTTAAGGTGTCTTGATTTGAATAGTGAATTTCAGCAACATATGCCTGATTGCACCATGCTAATATCATTTAGCATTAATTTTGGCTGTGCCATTTACTTAATGCAATGCATGTGCAAATAACAGCAGAAATGTTCCCTGAGAATTTGCATGAATTggttttggtggtttttttttttttgttattgttttttttaatgcagctttcaTGTTATGTATTGAATTGTATATTAATGCATGCTAATTTTATCAGAGTCTGTATGAAGGAAGAATACTTGTTTAAGGCTTGCCACCCCATTTCCTTTGTATGATTCTTGTATTAAAATGGACTGAGGAACATCCAATTCTTGTTTGTCTCCAGCTTTACTTCAGATCGCATTTtcaaaatttacatatttaaaaggtTTGCTTTAGAAGAAGCACAGATAAACCATCAGCTATTCGAAACAGattcctgaaaacattgttatctCATTTTAATCTGCCGGAAAAAAATACAGCTGGTAATTTGAGCATCAGACAGTATGTCATCAAAGTAATGAGATGATATGGCATTCCATAaaaaggaagggaaaaaaaaaacaaaatagtgttTCAATCCCACCAGTCTCACCTTAATAAAttcttcatccaaaaatgaaagttatgttatttgtttacctgtttgtcatataaaatgcatatgataaatgtatatacatataaccATTTTTCAAAAGAAGgctcttttatgctcaccaaggctgcttcatatttttgcagaaaccttGATACTAATTTCCAGGattgtttaatgaataaaaaactttcaaatacactttgaaataacattataaatgtctttactgtcacttttgaccaatttattgCAGTATTTTCTCATTTCGTTAAAAACaactttactgaccccaaaattttaaagATACAGTTTATATATAGATTTCATTAGTCACtctccttcaggtgttttttttttttttttttttttttgtctaaaaactGAACAGCTGCATTAAATGTCACATTGAGCTGAAGGTCTCTCTTGTTTATCTTCCTCTCTTTGTAGGTGAGAGCCAGTGCCATCGCTCAGGATCAGGATCAGAGTTATGACTACGCCTCAAACACCGTCATCCTGCACCTCGACCCTGGGGACGAGATCTTCATCAAGCTGGATGGTGGGAAAGCGCATGGTGGGAACAGCAACAAGTACAGCACTTTCACTGGCTTCATTCTGTACAGTGACTAGAGGTCAAAAGGTCATCAAGTTCAGTCTCAGTCTGTAGGTAAGAGATGTTAGGGGGTCTTCATTGATTTAGGTTGTAAATCTGATGTTTATAACACCCCTGACATGTTTAGGGTAGcttatttttctttgtcatttctcTTTTACCTCTATGGTTTTGTTTGCTACAGGGTATTTTCACCTGAAATTCAACAGCTATACACTCATAAGTGAGtcacagaacacaaaataatttgtttaaacgGTCAAATGATTCATTATGCCCCCTGAAGGGAATGGCCCTATATGTTTTGTTGTAGTAGTCATGTGGTTTTAAAGCCTGGATTCAACGAGAACACAACAGGAAGTGGTTTTCGATTCTTGAATCTGCCCAAAAACCTTCAACAGACACACATGAAATCAACCAGAATGAGGCTTCAGGGTTTCATCAGAGTCGTAATTGATCGAAAGCCCAGTCAAGTGAGTGCTGATATTTCATTATGACGTTGTCTTTGTATGTATGATCAATCTGTGAATCTGCACTGATGTTTATCAGTGTCTCTGACATAATGTGAAGTGAATGACCTTAAATGATACCCTAAATCTTAATGAGTGTATGCCCCTGGTTTTGACTGCTGTAAAATACACTCCCTGAGAGTCTGTTGAAAATCATAGTAGTGCATCTGTTTGTGATTGCTGTGTGGATGTGGAAGTACTAACACAAATAAAGCTAAGCGTTCATTTCAGCTTATAGCTAAAGCTAAACCCgttcattgttgtttttaccAATGAATTATGAAGTGTGTGGCTTTCTTAGCTAATAttaccattaaaataaatcttagcCCACTAAAAGTAACCACATAACaaaggagatatatatatatatataatacattgtaACTGTAACGGTGATACTGGTTTATGATGATGACGACCAATATCTTAAATGATGTTCTGTATATATCGCAATAGTCATGACCtgtaaaatttatcaaaatatctaaatgtaaCAGCTTATAGATTTTTGCTTTTGCTAATAAATGGGATTTTTCTAACACTTTGGATCACTTGATTGATTGTGAAGTGATGCGTGGAGTATCTGGTGTGTGGTCTGTTGTCTACATAGACAGCTGCCTTCTAAGGAAGCATCCTAACGTAAAGGAATAgttgaaacaattaaaatgtactcaacctcaggccatccaagatgtaaattagtttcttcatcagatttgtagaaatgtagcattacatcacttgctcaccaatggatgctctgcagtgaatgggtgccgtcagaatgagagaccaaacagctgataaaaacatcacaataatccacacgattCAGTGCATCAGTTAGCAagttgtgaagtgaaaatctgtgtgtttgtaagaaacatcaactgtcacttctggccaaaataacacttcctccagtgaaaacgtCCATTccctgttttcctctcacatcaaaatccaccaacaaatttgtttagaacagttttttattttttattattatttattattatattaaatggtacttgatctgtgcatatttctgtccTGATTCAGACGAAATGACcttttcactagagaaagcaatataatggatagagactcatattttagcgggaagcaacagttttaagttaaaaacattttgaagtatcTGGAAACATGCTGCTTGTAGATTACTTAGACTACTTGTGgaatattgtaatgttttcatcagttgtttggactcttattctgacggcacccattcactgcagaggatccactggtgaacaagtaatggaatgctacatttcttcaaatctgttcccatcAAATCTTGAATGACTGaaggtaagtacattttcaacaaattatcatttaaatgcagcctcataactttttttagttttaaaattttgtcagttttatatatatatatatatatagagagagagagagagagagagaatttgaatttttttagttgccatttgtatttatttaatttttagtagcTTTAGTACTTCagtttcagttagttgcaacatttctagtttttcaaatgtaagtttttcatctaatatttattttatttttagccttATTTCAGTtatcaaaaacaatatttaaattttagataACACTAACAATTACTGATTTGGAATACTCTAAGATACCAACTTTGCAAGCCACACAAGAGGCTCactgcaatttatttaaaaaataaatggataaaaaaaatcacacacaaaatccACCTTCTGTTCCAGTCTATATGCTGTTAATTCTTATAAATGAGTAGATGTATCTGTTATAAAGACACAAGAAATCAGATCAAGAGAGAAAGGACTGATTTTAACGATAAAGAAAAGAGGAGCGATCACAGCTAGGTATAATGAGTGCGAAATGCCACATGTCTGGAGGGAAGCACTTCCTCCTAATCAGAGATGATCAGTGTTTCaaaacaacagagagagaaagagagagagagagagagagagagagagagagagagagagagagagagccttggAGCTGCATGAGCGCCGGGAGGAGAAGCCAGAGATGAGGGCTGCTTATGTAAACAACGAGATGTTTAGATGTGAAGTTTAAATGACATGGTCTACTGCCAAGACACGCTACGCTTCATTTTCTGTAACCACGGACAGATTAACCATCTCGCACATTTGAGGAGATATAAAGAGGTTCAACACCACCCTTGAGggttttttaattacattttttagccTCTTGTCAAGAATGTACACCATATCTGCTCTTTCATTAATGGAAAAACTCTCTcaattaaacaatataattaactCCTAATGTCAAAGTATAATAGCTCACAGCGATTTTCAGTGGAGGTTTTAGTATGATTTAAAGTCAACTTGAAGTCAGAGTTcactttatttactttcttaatacaccaTCCTGGTGTCATTTTGAATGGGTTATGAATGCATgttattgcaaagaaaaaaatgattttctttatcATCTTTTAATCGATATATAATAACTTTCTTTGTCTTGGTGTAAAATGTGATTAGTCGACTTCTTAAAAAAGTGAGGAAACTCATTGCCTTGGGTAAATTAAGTCAATAAGCTTTCCTTTCAAGATGACTTTTTATTctgtttgaatattttgtttcACACATCAAAATGGATTTGAATGTctttttatgctgattttaatcTGAATGTGAAATGGAGTTTGCATATATCAAATTGCATTAAGTAAGACAACTTCCTGTAAAATAATAGTGTCAGCCTCAGATGGCACATCCGCTGACCGCCCACTGACCATCAGATGCagattacacacaaaaaaagccaGTGGATAGCTGACAAAGTCAGTTTCCATCTGCAATAATGAGTTCTTCTGAGGATAAACTATTCACTGGACTTGCCAGAGATCCATGGAATTGGTAAAAAGCCATTTTTCGTGTTAGATGTAAAACATGACCCTTCCACCCAactaacagaattttgttataagaacgttctccaaatatttagtgttggttctgggaacattaaaaaaaatgtccagttttcttgacattagaggaatgtttttaaaaggtatgatgttcctcaaacGTTTCttcaacttaatttttatttaaaatgaaacattccaGGAATgttgatttgtaacattccaaaaacattttcaatcatGCAAACAactgctgtgaacaagcactgaaagaaagagaaataagaacgCAAGCTACAACcttcttcagccacagccttagatgaactgaagataaaagacattaaatctctcaagatctgattaaacaactccacaaacagcatttccAGCTTCAATTATTACgaaccagattgactttatttctgtcacacgtctacagaagttcttattgagaattaacagaggtttagatgttgatgtcttattgaaaatgtttgaaGTCACCATTATGGAGATCAGTGATTGTTTTGTttggctcttgacccttgacttttgttGAGTCGCTTCTTTTGCAGCAATTGCAGTAAAATATTTCTGTGGTGATAAAGCAGATcaacatgtctgttttaataacaAGACTGCATTAACATGACTGCATTAAAGTGGTTTAAATAACTCAaccaatataaaaagaaataacttGTAACACAGTTGTTGCACTTCAGATGCTGAATGTTGATGTCTAAAGTGTATAAGTTGAGTGTATAAATACTGTCATTgttaactttttgtttaaaacatgttttctgtCATTAATACAAGCACAGACATCAACATGAGGTTGGTATGATGAATGCTGATGTCTAAGTGTGatgtattaaacttttaaatagttttggaCAATTTTACATAAGTaactaaaatgttacttttttcacatttgattttgtttttttctcatataacatttcataaaacatttcaaacaacatAAAAGGCAGTTTTCTAAACTACTTTAAAGCAGtaatttgttattaaaacagAGATGTTGACCTGCTTTATTAATGCAGAAATTTCTGATAACACCTGCAATTGCTACAAAAGAAGCAACTcaaaaaagtcaagggtcaagagtacaactaaagcaaacactgatctccatgatagTGACCTCAAAcgaaacattttcaataagacatcaacatctaaacctctcaATAAGAACTTCTTTAGAcgtgtgacagaaataaagtaaatctGGTTAGTAATAATTGAAGCTGTAAAttctgtttgtggagttgtttaataagatcttgagagatttagtgccttttatcttcagttcatctaaggctgtggctgaagaaaactgtagtttgtgttcttatgtctctttctttcagtgcttgttcacagcaggcttttgaatgaaagaaatgaaatgaaagaatgtttcaggaatatcatactaacctttaaataacattctactaaaattaaggaaactggatatttttatgttttttggaatgttacaaatcaaggttcctagaatgttgaattttaaatcaaatgtaagttGAAAGAACgtttgaggaacatcataccttttaaaaatgttcctctaacgtcaagaaaactggacattttttatgttcccagaatcaacactgaatatttggagaacgttcttataacaaaattctgttagctgggCAGTCAAAGTCAGCTTACTATAAGTTCAATTAAAATCTGTTGCAGATCCTAGAAGGGATGATTGATGACCTGTAAAATTGCCCCACTGTGACCTTGAGCCTGGTGTTTAACCCCAGGGCTTTGCCTGTGGTAAGTGTACTTAGTAAGTCACTGTTCATGAAAAGAAGCATCTGCTAAATAGCCAATAACCAAACATCAAGGAGAGGTCAGTCTACCCACAAGCCCCTGCTCCTTTCCTCTGGGGGTGTCTATGTGTATCCTCAAATTAGAGTCATCGCAATCAGAATGTCATCTCAGACACAATGATACACGCCAACGCACACATCAAGACACGGAGGATGGAAAACAAACAGCCGATGACTGACAGGTGAGAAAGGTAACAGTCTGACATCCCAATACAAACAATTCATCGACTGAGATCTGCCAATAACAGGCTTCCGGCGGTGAAACGATGATTAAACATGACGATAATACATAATGCATAGCCTGTTGAGCTTTTGTGAAAGCAAATCACACGGAAAagtatttaaaggaatagattgccccaaaatgaaaacttgccGATAGTTtttctcaccctcaggacatccaagatgtagatgtagtttgtttcttcaccggAACacgtttggagaaatgtagcattacatcacttgctcaccaatggatgctctgcagtgaatgggtgccgtcagaatgagagtccaaacagctgataaaaacatcacaataatcagcaagtaatccacaccactccagctGATCTGTTAACggcttgtgaagtaaaaagctgttttaaacaaatccatcaaaaataattcatttcaaacCATTGTTATCAGCTAAAATActggtccataatccataacaacacttcctccagcaaaaaagtccatcccctgttgtcctctcacatcaaaatacacccacatatttgtttagaaatgttttaaaccgttttcacttgtaaatggtgcttaatCTGTttagatttctctcctgattcagataagatgactttttcactggagaaagcatgcaatattatggattatagacttgtattttaaccaaaagcaatggtttgaagtttaaacaccttaatgatggatttgtttccttaATAAACACGTAGCTTTTCAcctaacaaaacattaattgatcgactggagtggtgtggattattgtgatgtttttatcagctgtttagactctcattctgacggtacccattcactgcaaaagatccattggtgagcaatgatgtccaaatatgatgaagaaacaaactcatctacatcttgaatggccgaAGCATGCATAAACCCTCAGCAAGTTtcaatgtttgggtgaactattcctttaaatacttTCCATTGTGATTTGCTTTACAAAAGCTCAACAGGCtatgtattatacagtatattatcatCATGTTTCATCATCGTTTCACCGTAGGAAGCCTGTATTGGCAGACCTCAGTCAATGGGATCTCAGACTGTTACTTTTCTCACCTGTCAGTCATCGGCTGTTTGTTTTCCATCCTCCGTGTCTTGGTGTAAATCTCAagcaattattaattttttggttaAATATTCCTTGAACACTTGCAGATTTTGTCCTGCAGTGAAAACGATGATGAAACATTATGTTAATACATAACATAGCATGTTGAGCTTTTGCGAAAGCAGCTCGCATAGAATAATCTCTTACTTTCTATGGATTATGCTGTTAAATTTAGAAGTTCAGTTCAGTTAGTTAGAAGTCAGAAGAAATCAGCGGATCAAGTCAATGTATGGTTGTTTTTAGACAGGCAGAGATGAAGGTCATT
This sequence is a window from Cyprinus carpio isolate SPL01 chromosome A24, ASM1834038v1, whole genome shotgun sequence. Protein-coding genes within it:
- the LOC109108603 gene encoding C1q-related factor-like, encoding MLLLVLVVLIPVLVHLAGSSENGGQYEMLGTCRMVCDPFLEKTGTVAGIGTGTAITNTQLEAEALTDHSMGPPLPTYAHRPLGKPGRQGKPGLPGPPGPPGPPGEPGPPGPMGPPGNKNHTERPDIALGGRTATGMGSAVYTMGPRVAFYAGLRNPQEGYEVLRFDDIVTNIGNNYDGSTGKFVCKFPGTYFFTYNVLMRGGDGTSMWADLMKNGQVRASAIAQDQDQSYDYASNTVILHLDPGDEIFIKLDGGKAHGGNSNKYSTFTGFILYSD